The following proteins are co-located in the Spea bombifrons isolate aSpeBom1 chromosome 3, aSpeBom1.2.pri, whole genome shotgun sequence genome:
- the LOC128484444 gene encoding NXPE family member 4-like, translating into MAIFRTQSRYIALVIAVAFVLGFVWQKNQRSLMDMLQYCNWQDGQVKEEIRSRSGLQMKIDEVFNKIQKLIPNVTFTFFNESTSGKNSNAFIVNPQEKHCVGEDLVVQLDMYDYLGKRKTYGGDFIRTRLFSPELGASVSGRIKDYNNGTYHIHFPLFWKGKVKVSAMLFHPSEGISALWRSRHSSLGVLGFKGKFVNYSQEVVTDCGFKVYTDQDVCEYLDPDDEEAFYCIKPPNLSCDLLNDMRAFELGVSYLTNEEKKLFQRSNIAVEIPQNFNIIDAADCERHNTTANPKCQTGMSSPFPSGYFYNNVWKPVYCNMTFYKTPENFTKCLQGKKLYLIGDSTLRQFIMHFTEGIKIVNYFGYHEKQWAKWAKTLLALNMEKDIYVSYKRHGFPLEHTLFYYFKEDRYTSRQIDQIAGGRDTIIVITMGQHFRQFPLHLYIRRAINIHRAIERIFLRSPETKVIIKTENTREMQAPVERIGDFHGYTQYLVLREVFQGTRVGFVDAWDMTVSSATANVHPPGYTFQSIMSMTFSFAC; encoded by the exons ATGGCTATATTTAGGACTCAATCTCGTTATATTGCATTAGTGATTGCTGTTGCATTCGTTTTGGGTTTTGTGTGGCAGAAGAACCAG AGATCCTTAATGGACATGCTTCAATACTGCAATTGGCAAGATGGGCAAGTGAAGGAAGAAATCAGATCTCGAAGTGGACTTCAAATGAAAATAGAtgaggtttttaataaaattcagaAACTCATCCCGAATGTCACATTCACCTTCTTCAATGAAAGTACAAGTGGGAAAAATAGTAACGCTTTTATAGTAAATCCCCAGGAAAAACATTGTGTTGGTGAAGACCTTGTTGTTCAACTTGACATGTATGATTACCTGGGTAAGAGGAAGACTTATGGGGGAGACTTCATTAGGACAAGACTCTTTTCCCCAGAGCTTGGAGCATCTGTGTCTGGAAGAATAAAAGATTACAACAATGGGACCTATCATATCCACTTCCCATTATTTTGGAAGGGCAAGGTCAAGGTCTCTGCTATGTTGTTTCACCCAAGTGAAGGAATCTCAGCTCTGTGGAGATCTAGGCACAGCAGTTTAGGGGTTCTTGGTTTCAAGGGAAAATTTGTAAACTATTCTCAAGAGGTAGTAACCGACTGCGGCTTCAAAGTTTACACAGACCAAGATGTTTGTGAGTACCTTGATCCAGATGATGAAGAAGCCTTCTACTGCATCAAACCTCCTAACCTCTCATGTGATCTCTTGAATGATATGAGAGCTTTTGAGCTTGGTGTTTCGTATCTTacaaatgaggaaaaaaagttatttcagAG gTCAAATATTGCAGTTGAGATCCCCCAAAATTTCAATATTATAGATGCTGCTGATTGTGAAA GACACAATACCACTGCAAATCCAAAATGTCAAACGGGAATGAGCTCGCCTTTTCCAAGTGGATATTTTTACAATAACGTCTGGAAGCCTGTTTATTGCAACATGACGTTTTATAAAACGCCAGAGAACTTTACCAAGTGTCTTCAGGGGAAGAAGTTGTATCTCATTGGTGATTCCACACTACGGCAGTTCATCATGCATTTTACAGAGGGCATAAAAA TTGTCAATTACTTTGGCTACCATGAGAAGCAATGGGCAAAGTGGGCAAAGACACTTTTGGCTCTTAATATGGaaaaggatatttatgtctcatATAAAAGGCATGGGTTTCCACTTGAACATACATTATTCTATTACTTCAAAGAAGACAGGTACACAAGTCGACAAATTGATCAAATAGCTGGGGGAAGAGACACCATAATTGTAATTACCATGGGACAACACTTCAGACAGTTCCCTCTGCATCTGTACATTAGAAGAGCCATTAACATTCACAGAGCCATAGAACGCATCTTCCTGAGGAGCCCAGAAACCAAAGTCATTATTAAAACTGAAAATACCAGAGAAATGCAAGCTCCAGTGGAGAGGATCGGAGACTTTCATGGATATACTCAGTATCTAGTACTTAGAGAAGTTTTCCAAGGAACCCGTGTTGGATTTGTGGATGCCTGGGATATGACTGTATCTTCAGCAACTGCAAACGTCCATCCTCCAGGATATACTTTTCAGAGTATTATGAGCATGACATTCTCATTTGCATGTTAG